A window from Intestinimonas massiliensis (ex Afouda et al. 2020) encodes these proteins:
- a CDS encoding response regulator: MKVLIIDDRPEAVRGIKDHCDDNGWECKPISFDRFDSEFSEFNPDAIVLDWKDDASGNLEGNALLEKIWESGFKPVIIFSGYAELISLDKKYTSSNLVKIQSKGDEEPVINYLDTIEKFVPVISTLKQDFNDALIVALNSIMPMSKTDGITDGVVRFVLAKRVSNYFDENCSENAPPWIQYVCPPIAKSLCVCDVIKKVSPTEDDLLKIGEPDEYRLILTPSCDMAQNKVTHALCAKCYDKNVFHSYPPRDNPSNNQINNITSHLNAGYRNNYVSLPAFPESLPYLTVNLKQLEFIPLDKIALSIESIRPEQHDYFRVASVDSPFREQIVWAYMINSCRPGMPDRNMDLWAKELMKP, translated from the coding sequence ATGAAGGTGCTTATAATTGATGACAGGCCTGAAGCCGTCAGAGGTATAAAAGACCATTGTGATGATAATGGATGGGAATGCAAACCTATTTCGTTTGATCGGTTTGATAGTGAATTTTCGGAGTTCAATCCAGATGCGATAGTCCTTGATTGGAAAGATGATGCATCAGGAAACCTGGAGGGCAATGCGTTACTAGAAAAAATATGGGAATCAGGATTTAAGCCTGTCATTATTTTTTCTGGTTATGCAGAATTAATTTCTTTGGACAAAAAATATACTTCCAGCAATTTGGTGAAAATTCAATCAAAAGGTGATGAAGAACCAGTAATTAACTATCTGGATACTATTGAAAAATTTGTCCCCGTAATTTCTACACTGAAACAAGACTTTAATGATGCTCTAATTGTGGCGCTTAATTCAATTATGCCTATGAGTAAGACAGATGGCATTACAGACGGTGTTGTTCGCTTCGTTCTTGCCAAAAGAGTTTCGAACTATTTTGATGAAAATTGCAGTGAGAATGCACCACCATGGATTCAATATGTCTGTCCTCCTATTGCTAAGTCTTTGTGTGTGTGTGATGTTATAAAAAAAGTTTCTCCAACTGAAGACGATCTGCTGAAAATAGGAGAGCCAGACGAGTATCGTTTGATCTTAACACCTTCTTGTGATATGGCGCAAAATAAAGTAACGCATGCTCTGTGCGCAAAGTGTTATGATAAAAATGTATTTCATTCATACCCTCCTAGAGATAATCCTTCTAACAATCAGATTAACAATATAACGAGCCATCTGAATGCTGGATATCGCAACAATTATGTCTCACTACCTGCATTTCCTGAATCATTACCCTATTTGACAGTTAACCTTAAACAACTGGAGTTTATACCGCTTGATAAAATTGCGTTGAGTATTGAAAGCATTAGGCCAGAACAACACGATTATTTTCGAGTGGCGTCTGTTGACAGCCCGTTTAGAGAACAAATTGTATGGGCCTATATGATTAATTCTTGCAGGCCGGGTATGCCAGACCGAAATATGGATTTGTGGGCAAAGGAATTAATGAAACCATGA
- a CDS encoding IS110 family transposase → MVSVGIDVSKDKHDCFILNSEGEVLADVFTIPNNMDGFTCLLQKIRDCTTSQDKIRVGLEATGHYSYNILGFLLDNGLATYVLNPLRTNLYRKSLSLRKTKTDRVDARTIAAMLLSDVGLKPYTDTAYHNEELKSLTRYRFDKVKERAKLKCSVSRLVCILFPELENLVPSLHGASVYALLEEFPGAVQIAGAHLTRLKSLLTDASRGRYGRDMALDIRDAARNSIGSRMPAKSLELQHTIRLIRELDAEIEEIETEIQAMMDELHSPITTIPGIGCRMGAMILAEVGDFSRFESPDKLLAYAGLSPSTYQSGQLKNCYPHMEKRGSRYLRYAIYNATKYVCLWDPAFASYLAKKRAEGKHYNVAISHAAKKLVRLIFALEKSRQPYRLVA, encoded by the coding sequence GTGGTTTCTGTTGGCATTGATGTCTCAAAGGACAAGCACGACTGCTTCATTCTCAACTCGGAAGGTGAAGTCCTGGCAGATGTGTTCACCATTCCCAACAACATGGATGGTTTTACCTGCCTGCTTCAGAAAATCCGGGACTGCACCACATCCCAGGACAAAATAAGAGTAGGGCTTGAGGCGACCGGACATTACAGCTACAACATCCTTGGGTTTCTTCTTGACAACGGTCTGGCCACCTATGTCTTGAACCCTTTGCGCACCAATCTCTACAGGAAAAGTCTCAGCTTAAGAAAGACAAAGACTGACCGTGTGGATGCACGAACGATTGCAGCTATGCTTCTGTCCGATGTAGGCCTCAAGCCCTACACAGACACAGCATACCACAATGAGGAGCTAAAGTCACTCACAAGATACCGTTTCGACAAGGTGAAAGAACGAGCCAAACTGAAATGCTCTGTTTCCAGGCTGGTCTGCATCCTGTTCCCAGAGTTGGAAAATCTGGTACCGTCCCTCCATGGGGCTTCTGTCTATGCCTTGCTGGAAGAGTTCCCTGGCGCCGTTCAGATCGCCGGGGCGCACCTGACACGACTGAAATCCCTTTTGACTGACGCCTCCAGAGGCCGTTACGGGCGGGACATGGCCCTGGACATCCGGGATGCTGCCAGGAATTCCATAGGCTCCAGAATGCCTGCCAAGTCCCTCGAATTGCAGCATACCATCCGGCTTATCCGGGAACTGGACGCTGAAATTGAGGAAATCGAAACAGAAATCCAAGCTATGATGGATGAACTGCACTCTCCGATCACGACCATTCCGGGCATTGGCTGTCGCATGGGGGCTATGATCCTTGCCGAGGTTGGGGACTTCTCCCGCTTTGAATCTCCCGACAAGCTGCTTGCCTATGCAGGGCTTTCACCATCGACCTACCAATCCGGACAGCTCAAGAACTGCTATCCGCACATGGAAAAACGCGGCTCCAGATACCTTCGCTACGCCATTTACAACGCCACCAAGTATGTCTGCTTATGGGACCCGGCCTTTGCGTCTTACCTTGCCAAGAAACGAGCGGAAGGCAAGCATTACAATGTTGCAATCTCCCACGCGGCCAAGAAACTGGTACGGCTCATCTTCGCTCTGGAGAAGTCCAGACAACCGTACCGTCTGGTAGCCTAA
- a CDS encoding sensor histidine kinase: MAMKKTISMQFHPRAFAAFGADLVTNDTVAVTELVKNCYDAFAYHVQVEFGEDKRGKYIQITDDGLGMTSDIIENSWAVIATPYKEKNPVVYRDGKIRRVSGNKGLGRFSAARLGSIMHIWTKSDSDSYLHAKMDWNSFVESNNVNDCKISIETLDDDDCVFDPSGTILRIRKLTSEWDQKKIDELRENLSRLISPFKKVDQFEITLTSPFYDAPIEIKPSDFIEHPTYRIWGDVDSAGVVNWRYIFEPKNKHQKCQKRHGEISWEEAIRGFNANVLTFEEDNLPPYKAGMFTFEIRCWDLDNDSLEDLTSTFGLKRRAIRNTISQYKGLSIYRDDVLVLPKSSASKDWLGIDLRRVSSIGTRISTNQIIGIINISSSENPEIRDTTDREKLVDTQEYKQFSKIVETIISQLEKLRNTDKNTEDHREKPNISSLMAPLSAQVLVQKIEQAVDAGEKYENILEYVREYSSQNEKGLEALQSRLTYYAQTASLGSVAIVILHEILTGMTVIKRFLRRVSKEYSPFDSRTEEYYKDAEESHTRLLEVAKSFAPLYRADLRNKKNQCALQNTLLSSVRLVQGQKYAKDVDIKIDNVPEIDIGMHEGELQTVFVNLMDNACYWMKGNQGPKQITLEYKIVNKNRLEVTISDNGPGIKESDAQLIFDAGVTAKPHGIGMGLTIVTELLDYYNGKIATIVPGTLGGATFVFDVPIA, from the coding sequence ATCGATGCAATTCCACCCCAGAGCATTTGCTGCCTTTGGTGCAGATTTGGTAACCAATGATACGGTCGCTGTTACTGAGTTAGTGAAAAATTGTTATGATGCATTTGCGTATCATGTACAAGTTGAGTTTGGCGAGGATAAGCGCGGAAAATACATTCAAATTACTGATGATGGTCTGGGAATGACCAGCGATATAATTGAAAACTCCTGGGCAGTTATAGCCACCCCTTATAAAGAAAAGAATCCTGTGGTTTATAGGGACGGGAAAATCAGGAGGGTTTCTGGTAACAAAGGATTAGGGCGTTTTTCTGCTGCAAGGCTTGGCAGCATAATGCACATATGGACCAAAAGTGATAGTGACAGTTACCTTCACGCAAAAATGGACTGGAATTCCTTTGTAGAATCAAATAATGTCAATGATTGCAAAATATCCATTGAAACATTAGATGATGATGATTGTGTATTCGATCCATCTGGGACAATTTTAAGGATTCGGAAACTGACATCAGAATGGGATCAAAAGAAAATTGATGAACTGCGTGAGAACTTATCAAGGCTAATATCACCGTTTAAGAAAGTTGATCAATTTGAAATTACCCTTACCTCTCCATTCTATGATGCTCCAATAGAAATAAAGCCATCAGATTTTATTGAACACCCTACTTATCGAATATGGGGAGATGTAGATAGTGCTGGTGTAGTAAATTGGAGGTACATTTTTGAACCTAAAAACAAGCATCAGAAGTGCCAAAAACGACACGGAGAAATTTCATGGGAAGAAGCGATCCGGGGATTTAATGCGAATGTCCTAACTTTTGAGGAAGACAATCTTCCTCCATACAAAGCTGGAATGTTTACTTTTGAAATTCGCTGCTGGGATTTAGACAATGACAGCCTGGAAGATTTAACCTCGACTTTTGGTTTGAAAAGACGCGCAATCAGGAACACGATCAGTCAATATAAAGGATTATCAATATATCGCGATGATGTTTTGGTGTTACCAAAATCAAGTGCATCAAAAGATTGGCTTGGTATTGACTTGCGGCGTGTTAGTAGTATCGGTACACGTATAAGCACTAACCAAATAATTGGAATTATTAATATTTCGTCTTCTGAAAATCCCGAGATAAGAGACACAACAGATCGGGAAAAATTAGTTGATACTCAGGAATACAAACAGTTTTCCAAAATTGTTGAAACAATAATTTCTCAATTAGAGAAACTAAGGAATACCGATAAAAACACGGAAGATCACCGTGAAAAACCAAATATTAGTAGCCTGATGGCACCACTTTCTGCCCAAGTGCTTGTTCAAAAAATAGAGCAAGCTGTAGATGCTGGAGAAAAATATGAAAATATTCTTGAATATGTCAGGGAATATTCAAGTCAAAACGAAAAGGGGCTTGAAGCGCTGCAATCCAGGCTAACATATTATGCCCAAACTGCCTCTTTAGGTTCTGTCGCAATTGTTATTCTCCATGAAATCTTGACGGGAATGACAGTAATAAAGCGCTTTTTACGCCGTGTTTCTAAAGAGTATTCCCCATTTGATTCCAGAACTGAAGAATACTATAAAGACGCGGAAGAAAGTCATACACGGCTATTGGAAGTTGCCAAAAGTTTTGCGCCTTTGTATCGAGCCGACTTGAGGAACAAAAAAAATCAATGCGCCTTACAAAACACATTACTTAGTAGCGTCAGACTGGTGCAAGGGCAGAAATATGCAAAAGATGTTGATATTAAAATTGATAATGTGCCCGAAATTGATATTGGAATGCATGAAGGTGAATTGCAGACAGTTTTTGTAAATCTTATGGATAACGCATGTTACTGGATGAAAGGCAACCAAGGTCCCAAGCAAATAACACTTGAGTATAAGATTGTCAATAAAAACAGGCTCGAGGTAACGATAAGTGATAATGGCCCCGGTATAAAAGAGAGTGATGCGCAGTTGATTTTTGATGCCGGTGTCACGGCCAAACCTCACGGAATCGGAATGGGGCTAACTATTGTCACGGAATTACTGGATTACTATAATGGAAAAATAGCAACTATTGTTCCTGGGACATTAGGTGGGGCAACTTTTGTTTTTGATGTACCTATAGCATGA